Genomic window (Brevibacterium paucivorans):
AGAGTACGCACAGAACTACGTGCGGGTACACCGCGAGAAGCGAAACCTGTCCACGTCTGCGCTGCGGCGTGAGCTCGCTAAGCGGGGGGTCGCGGACAAACACATTCGTTACGCTCTCGACCAGGTAGAAGACGAGCACGAGGTGGCTTTCGGGGTGGCGCTGAAAAAGGCGCGTTCGACCGTTGGGCTACCGCGTGAGACGCGCATGCGACGTATTCTTGCGATGCTTGCCAGGCGTGGGTTCCCGCAGAGCATCAGCATGGATGTGACCTTGCGCGCACTCGACGAAACCTGAGCGGTTGTGCAGTGGGCAGCCCTGTAGAATGTAGGTCTGATGACTGACGTACTAAACCGCACCTATGAAGTGAAAACATACGGGTGCCAGATGAATGTTCACGACTCTGAACGCCTCTCAGGTCTACTCGACGACGCTGGATATACGCCAGCCCAGCCCAATGAACAAGCCGATGTCGTGGTGTTTAACACCTGTGCGGTACGCGAAAACGCCGACAACCGCTTGTACGGGAACCTGGGCCGTTTAGCAGAAGTGAAAGAAAGCCACCCAGAACTGCAGATCGCAGTGGGTGGGTGCATGGCGCAAAAGGACCGCGACACCATCGTGGAACGTGCCCCATGGGTCGATGTGGTGTTCGGAACGCACAACATGGGCGCACTTCCCGTACTCCTGGAACGCGCGCGTCACAACAAAGAAGCTCAAGTTGAGATCAAGGAAAGCCTCGAAGTTTTCCCCTCCACGCTTCCCACTAGGCGCGAATCGACCCATTCTGGGTGGGTGTCGATCTCCGTGGGGTGCAACAACACGTGTACGTTCTGCATCGTGCCCCACCTGCGCGGAAAAGAAAAAGACCGTCGCCCAGGTGACATCCTCGCTGAAGTCGAAGCTTTGGCTGCACAAGGTGTCATCGAGGTGACCTTGCTGGGGCAGAACGTGAACTCCTACGGAACCGAATTCCGTGACCGCCAAGCGTTCAGCAAACTTCTGCGCGCAGTGGGCAAAGTGCCGGGAATTGAACGCGTGCGCTTTACCAGCCCACACCCGGCTGCGTTTTCCGACGACGTCATTGAGGCGATGGCCGAAACCCCAACGGTCATGCCACAGCTGCACATGCCACTGCAGTCAGGGTCGGACACCGTGCTGAAAGCCATGCGCAGGTCCTACCGCACCAAACGCTTCATGAACATTCTGGACAAGGTACGCGAACGCATTCCGCACGCGTCGATCACCACCGACATCATTGTTGGATTCCCCGGTGAAACCGAGGAAGACTTCGAACAGACCATGGACGTGGTGCGCCAAGCGCGTTTCACTCAGGCATATACGTTCCAGTACTCAATCCGCCCCGGTACGCCGGCTGCCACCATGGAAAACCAGATTCCAAAAGACGTTGTGCAAGAACGGTTCGAACGCCTGGTCGAACTCCAAGACCAGATCGCGTGGGAAGAAAACAAGGCGTGCGTGGGCAATCAGGTTGAAGTACTCGTCAACAGTGGTCCTGACCCGCAACACGGGCGCATGTCCGGTCGAGCACGCGACAACCGACTCGTTCACGTGCGGGCTCAAGAAGGACTGGACGCGCGTCCCGGCGACATCGTCACAGCAACGGTGACCGAAGCGAAACCGTACTTCCTCATCAGCGATTCGGAATACACCGTGAGGCGCACACCGGCGGGCGACGCGTGGGACCTCTCCCAAGCAGAAAGTTGCGGCACCACGGGAGGGGCTGCCACCTCGGGACCCACCAACCTGGGACTGCCCACCATCCGAGTAGGAGCAAACTAACCGTGACCGTCATCAACGTTGTGGGGGCCACCGCAACAGGCAAATCAGACCTGGCAATTACTTTGGCTCACCACCTCGATGGCGAAATCATCAACGCAGACTCCATGCAGTTCTACCGCGGCATGGACATTGGGACCGCGAAAGTGGCACCCGAACAACGCGCGGAAGTCCCACACCACCTGCTCGACATCCTGGATGTCACGCAGGACGCCTCGGTCAGTGAATACCAACGCAGTGCGCGTGCCCTGATCGACCAGATCCACCAGCGGGGGCGTACCCCCATCATTGTTGGCGGATCGGGACTCTACGTGCGAGCGGCAACCGATGTCATGAACTTCCCCGGAACAGACCCGGCGATGCGGGCTCGGCTGGAAGGAATTGCCGACGCCGGAGCGCTTCACGACATGCATACGATGCTCGAAGAGCTCGACCCCAAAGCGGCCAGCACAATCAAACCTACCGACGCACGGAGGATTGTGCGGGCCCTTGAAGTGATTGCGCTGACGGGCGACACGTTCAGCTCTGAACTGCCCGAATACACGTACTTTACGCCCACTATCCAGGTGGGGCTGGCTCAAGACCGCGAAACCCTGCACCAGCGCATTGCCGACCGTGTCCACCTTATGTGGGACGCCGGTTGGGTCGACGAGGTGCGCACGCTGCTCGACCAGGGGCTGCGGGACGGGAAAACCGCGCGGCACGCAATAGGGTATGCGCAGATCATTGACTACCTCGACGACAAAATGAGTGCCGACTTAGCCATTGACTCAACAGTGACGCGAACCCGCCAGTTCGCAAAACGACAAGAAACCTGGTTCCGGCGCGACCCGCGCATCCAGTGGTTTGACGCCACCGACCCGCACACGCCACAGAACGCGCTTGACTACATCAAGGAGACCGCATGATTGACGGACAACTCGTTAAAGGACACGGAACCGCCAACGACTTTGTTCTCCTCCACGACCCCAACGGTGAGCACGCGCTAGACCCGGCTGGCGTGCGCGCGCTTGCTGACCGCCACACCGGGATTGGTGGCGACGGGGTCATTCGCGTGATTCGAAGTGCCACACTGGGCGAAGAAGCCGGGGACGTGGCTCATGACGGTGGTGCCGAATGGTTCATGGACTACCGAAACGCGGACGGCTCAATAGCCGAAATGTGCGGAAACGGAGTGCGCGTTTTTGCCCACTACCTGCGAACGTACGACCTTGTGCAGTCGCAGTCGTTTGCGGTTGGAACCCGAGCGGGCATCAAGCACGTCACAGTGATTCCGGACCCACTGGGCGGAGACGAGCCCTGGTACAAAGTCGACATGGGCAAGTGGCAACTGCCAGGTGGCGGTGAAGCGTTCGACGCAACAGTCGAAACACCCGGAGTCCGCGTAGCCCGCCCAGGACTGACCGTGGACATGGGCAACCCGCACACCGTGGTAGCCCTGGCTCACGCGGAAGAACTCGAAGCCGCCAAACTGCACGAACCCCCGCACGTCGAACCCGAACCACCAGCGGGAACCAACGTCGAATACATCGTGATCGAACCGGACAACGACCCCACAACAGGAACGTTGCGGATGCGCGTACATGAACGTGGAGTGGGCGAAACCCACGCGTGTGGAACGGGCACGTGCGCCTCGGCGCTGGCAGCCTACGTGTGGGCCGGGCGCGGCCCACAAGCCCCAACCACATGGACGGTACACCAACCCGGTGGGGCAGTCCGCATCGACATCACAGGAGAAACCGTGGCGCTGTCAGGGCCGGCGGTCATCACTTACGAAGTCACACCTCGGGATCTTCCGGTTTTGTAACCACCAAAACGCGGAAGCCTTTGGCAGACGCCTCCTTGCGCACATCCCAGCCACCCGGCAGATTCTCTACCATCCACGTGGCCAGCGAGTCCGCACCCAGGTTCTTGGACACCACAAGCCACGCTTCACCGCCGGGAACCAAGCGAGGAAGCCACGTCAAAAGAAGGTCGTGCAACACGTCCTTGCCCACACGAATGGGCGGGTTCGACCAGATTGCTGAGAACTGGACACTGTCCGGAATGTCCTGGGCAAGAACGGGAGTGACAGACGTCAGGCCGGCGGCTTTCGCGTTCTCGCGGGTCAGCGACAAGGAGCGCTCATTGACGTCTAATGCCCACACGCGCACATCGGTGTCGTCATCACGTGCTTCGAGACCGGCTTGCAGACTGATGGGGCCCCAACCGCACCCCAAATCCAGAATGTCCCCGGTAGGAGGAGCAGGCAGATTCTTCAACAACACCGCGGTTCCCGGATCCAGTCGCGACGGGGAAAAGACGCCCGCATCAGTGGTGACGTCAACTTCGCGACCAGCAAGACGCACCGTGATGGTGCGAGGCTTCGACGCAGTGTGCGGTTGAGATGAGAAGTAGTGATCGTTCACCCCATCATGCTAAAGCACCAGTGTGAAACAATAATGTCTCTAGCTATCGACAGAAAGAGCTCAATGCAATCAGATAAGCACCGCGAAATGATCGACAGGGTGCTGTCCCGAGCCTCCGACTCACTGACGGATGACCACCTCGCAAGCGACGACTACAGTCAGCTTGATCTTCTAGAACGTGAAGCACTACGACGTGTCAACGGACTATCGACCGAACTCGAAGACATTACCGAGGTCGAATATAGGCAGATTCGACTTGAAAACGTGGTGCTCGCAGGAGTGTATTCAGGTTCAACCGAAGAAGCAGAAACCTCGCTCCGCGAACTTGCCGCCCTAGCTGAAACCGCCGGTTCGCGTGTACTCGACGGGGTGTTGCAACGACGCGATACCCCTGACCCGTCCACGTACTTGGGGCGTGGAAAGGCGCAAGAGCTCGCCCAGATCGTCGCCAACGTTGGCGCCGACACCGTCATTACCGACACTGAACTTGCGCCCAGCCAACGCCGTGCGCTCGAAGACGTGGTTAAGGTCAAAGTGATTGACCGAGTTGCCTTGATTCTGGACATTTTCGCCCAACACGCTAAGAGCCGTGAGGGTAAAGCCCAAGTGGAGTTAGCACAGCTGGAATACCTGCTTCCGCGTTTGCGTGGTTGGGGTGATTCCATGTCCCGGCAAGCCGGTGGTCGTGTCGCCGGGGGTGCTGGAATTGGGTCGCGCGGACCTGGTGAAACAAAAATTGAGCTCGACCGTCGTCGTATTCGCACGCGCATGGCTAAACTCCGCCGCGAGATCAAGGCGATGGCGCCAGCCCGCGAAACCAAGCGCTCCAACCGCACCCGCAACAAGGTGCCCAGTGTGGCCATCGTGGGCTACACCAACGCTGGCAAGTCCTCCCTGCTCAACAGGCTCACGGACGCCGGGGTCATGGTGAAGAACGAACTGTTCGCCACCCTTGACCCCACAGTCCGTCAGGCGCACACAGCCGATGGCCGTGTGTTCACCTACACCGACACGGTGGGGTTTGTGCGCAACCTGCCTCACCAGCTCGTTGAAGCCTTCCGCTCCACGCTGGAAGAGGCCTCGGATGCCGATCTCCTCCTACACATTGTCGACGCCTCACACGCGGACCCACTGGCTCAGATTCGGGCGGTACACGAAGTGCTCAACGAAGCCGAAACCGGAGACATCCCCGAACTCATCGTCTTCAACAAAGCCGATATCGCGAATCCAGACACCCTGGCGCGCGTGCTCAACACGTACCCAAACGCCGTCGTTGTGTCCGCGCACTCGGGGCAGGGAGTCGAAGAGCTTCGTGACCGCATCGATGACCTGTTGCCGCGCCCGTCCCACCACATCACCGCACTCATCCCGTTCGACCGTGGTGAACTCATTGCCCGGGCCCACGATGAAGGCACGGTTGAGTCTGAGAAATACACCTCGCAGGGCACTTTGCTGGTGGCCATGGTGGAGCCCGATCTTCTGCACGAACTCGAACAATTTCGACAGCCAGACATGGTCGACCCACATACCTTTGGGTGAACCACATGAGCTCAGACGTAGAACAACTCCTTGACGCAGCCGTAGATGCCCTAGGCGGAACCCACCGCGAAGGCCAGACCACCATGGCCCAAGCAGTATCGAGCGCCTTGGACAACCAGACGCACCTGCTGGTGCAAGCAGGCACCGGAACCGGGAAATCCCTGGGCTACCTGGTGCCCAGTGTCGAATACACGCTGCGAACCGGTGACCGGGTCATCATCTCCACCGCAACACTTGCCCTGCAGTCACAGATCATCCAACGAGACCTACCCCGACTTACGAAAACGGTAGGGGCCATCACCGGGCGGAAGCCCACCTCGGCGGTGTTAAAAGGACGGCGCAACTACGTGTGCCTCCACAAGCTGGGAGGCGGGTACCCGGGTGATGAAGAGTCCGCCCTGTTTGACGTTGGGGCTGACATTCAAGGGCACCGAGGCGGCTCAATGACCGCGACCGAAGCCGAGATCGCGCGGATCCGGGAGTGGGCCGACGCGACCGCGACGGGGGATCGGGACGACCTGGTGCCTGGCGTGTCCGACCGGACATGGTCGCTGGTGTCCGTGAACTCGTTCGACTGCCTGGGGTCCACGTGTCCCATGTTCGAAGAGTGCTTTGCCGAACGCGCCAAGAACTCGGCGGCGGACTCCGACATTGTGGTCACCAACCACGCGCTCTTGGCGATTGAAGCGCAAGGGGAGCAGTCGGTGTTGCCGGAGCATTCGGCGGTGGTGATCGACGAGGCGCACGAACTGCGCGACCGCGTGACCGGCGCGCTCACCGGGGCAATCACGCATGCGCTTCTAAGCGCTGTGGCGTCGACTGCTAAGAAGCACACGGCCGCCACGGCGAACACCATTCAGGCGCTCACCAGGGCCAGCGATCAGTTTGCGACTGCCCTGGAAGAGCACGAGCCCGGTCTGTTGCGCGTGTGGCCAGAAGACCTGGGCGACGCGCTGTCAGCCGTGCATGACGCGTTGCGGGACTTGAGTTCGCAGGTCGGGGGAGTGTCCAAGGAGTCCGAGCCCGACGCTGGACGGCACATGGCACGCGCGCGCATTGATGAGGCGTATGAGCTGGTGGAGCGGTTGTTGGACCGCAACAGCAACGATGTTGCATGGATTTCGACGAACACGTTTAAGGAAACCACCACTACGTCGCTCGTAGTGGCGCCGCTGAGTGTGGCGGGTACGTTGCGGAACGGGTTGTTTGCTGAGTCCACCGTGGTGGCGACATCGGCGACACTGGCGTTGGGTGGCAAGTTTGAACCGGTTGCGGCTGCCCTGGGGCTGGCTGGGGAGGATGCGCCCCGGTACGACGCGATCGACGTGGGTAGCCCGTTTGACTACCAGAAGCAGGGGATCCTCTACGTGGCCGGGCACCTGCCCAAGCCCGGCAGGTCAGGGGTCAACGTTCAGGTGTTGGACGAAATCGTGGAACTGATTGAGGCATCCCGAGGTGGTGCCCTGGGACTGTTTTCGTCCCGGCGCGCCGCTGAAGAGGCTGCGCAGTTTGTGCGGGAACGCACGCGGTACCCGGTGTACTTGCAAGGCGAGGACACGTTGTCGGTCCTGGTGAGGGACTTCGCCGCCGATGATTCGGCTGTTCTGTTTGGCACAATGTCGCTGTGGCAGGGCGTGGATGTGCCGGGGCTGACCAACCGGCTGGTGCTTATCGACCGGATTCCGTTTCCACGCCCCGACGACCCGTTGTCGCAGGCGCGCACTCAGGCTGCAGCAGCTAGAGGTGCGAACGGGTTCATGGCGGTGTCGGCAACGCACGCGGCGTTGCGGTTGGCGCAGGGAGCTGGGAGGCTGATCCGCACGTCACACGACAGCGGTGTGGTTGCGCTGTTGGACTCGCGTGCGCGCACAGCAGGCTATTCGAAGTTTTTGCTCGACTCGCTTCCGCCACTGTGGCGGACCACTAATTCTGGACTGGTGAAGCAGGCCTTGCAGCGCCTGGCAACGGGAGTTGCTACCGGGGAAGCCGGCGCTGGGGCCGCTGCAACTTCTACAGCCGACGAATAACGGCGGTGACCAGGCCCATGATGAGCGCGTGATCGCCGTCGATGGGTTCGTAGTCCTTGTTCTCAGGGAGCAACCACTGCTTGCCACCTTCGCGCTTGAGCGTCTTCACGGTGGCTTCGTTGTCGAGTAGGGCGGCTACGATTTCGCCGTTGTTGGCCGTGGACTGTTTGCGCACCACGACCCAGTCGCCGTCGCAGATGGCCGCGTCGATCATGGAGTCACCTACGACCTGCACGAGGAACATTTCGCCTGAGCCCACAACCTGACGGGGGAGTGGGAAGACGTCCTCAACGTGCTGTTCTGCCGTGATGGGGCCACCGGCTGCGATGCGTCCCACGACAGGAACCAGTGCGGTGTTCGCGGAGGTTTCTGGGGTGATGTTGTTGTTGTACTCGATTTCGTCGGGGTTGACGACTTCAAGGGCCCGAGGTCGTTTAGGGTCGCGACGGACGTACCCCAAGCGTTCCAGCTGGTTGAGCTGGTGGGCAACAGATGACAGCGAGGCCAGGCCGGCTGCCTGGCCAATTTCACGCATGCTTGGTGGGTAGCCGTTGGTGTAGACGGCGTGTTCGATGCATTCGAGGACTTGCCGCTGACGTGGAGTCAGTCGCCTGTCGGTGCGTGAGATTGAGTCTTCTGGTAGTGAGCGCGAGTGCAGTGACTCTTGCTCTTGAATGTCTGCGATGACGCTTTCGTTGCGTGGGCGCCCCCGGCCCCGCTTTGCCTTTTCTGCCACGTTTCCTCCCAATGTGTGACCTGCTAAAACGTGCGATCCAAAAACTGTGTCAGACCCTCCTGGAACAGTCAGGTGTGAAAGCGAAAGGGATCGCGTTTGAATCTATTTTCGCACATTTGTTCTAGAAACAGTAGACATTTGTTCGAATGTTGTGTTCAATAGAACATAGATTCGATAGAACATTAGTTCGAATGGAGGAATGAGATGACACGAGTGGCTCGCACATATGCGGTTCGTCGGCTAGTGGTTGTGCTTGCGTTGGTTGTCGCGGCGTTCGCTATTAGCTTGGCCGTGTTGCCGGCGCAGGCTTCTGAAGGTGGGGCATCAGCTCAGACCGTGACGGTGACAGTGCAGGAGGACCAGTCGCTGTGGACTATCGCACGTGAGCACAGTGAAGGTGTTCCCACCGACCAGGTGGTGAAGCAGATTAAGGCGCTCAACGGCCTCGACGGCTCGCTTGTTCGACCCGGACAAAAGCTCGAAGTGCCCTCACGTTAAACTCGTGGCGTGGTTGAAAATCTCCCGGTTCGAAACGATCTGCGCGGTGCGAAGCCCTACGGCGCGCCAGTGCATGATGTGCCAGTGCGCCTCAACGTCAACGAGAACTCGTATGACGTTCCACCAGTCGTGGTCGAGGCGTTGCAGAAGAATCTTGGGGAGCAGCTTCAACATCTCAACCGCTATCCGGACCGTGAGTTCACTCGCCTGCGGGAGCTCCTGTCGCAGTACCTGTCCACGGTTCTGCAAAAGCAGGGCAACGGTGAGCTCACTCAGATTCCGCCCGAATGGATTTGGGCAGCCAATGGCTCGAACGAGGTTCTGTCCCACATTGTCCAAGCGTTTGCGGGACCAGGGCGCACAGGACTCGGATTTGAGCCAAGCTATTCGATGCACCCGCTTATCACCACATCGACGGGTGCCACATGGATCAAAGCCTCACGCAACGACGACTTCACGCTTGATGTGGACACGGCAGTTAACGCTGTGCGTGAGAACAAGCCAGACATCACCTTCATTTGTACCCCCAACAACCCCACGGGTTGCTCAACTCCGATTCAGGTCGTAGAAGCAGTTCTTGAAGAGACGGCAGGTATCGTCATCGTCGACGAGGCCTACGCCGAATTTGCGCGGCCAGGATTCCAAACTGCGCTCGATCTTCTTCCAGACAACCCGCGTTTGGTGGTTTCGCGCACCATGAGTAAAGCGTTCGCTTTTGCCGGTGCGCGCGTCGGTTACGCCGTTGCGCATCCGGACTTCATTGATGTTCTGCGCCTGGTGCGTCTGCCGTATCACCTGTCACGCCTGACTCAGGTGGCGGCGTGTGCAGCGCTTGAACACACGCCAGCACTGCTGGAAAACGTGGAACGCCTTGTGGAATCGCGCAACACCATGAGTCAAGCGTTGACGGAACTGGGGTACTCGGTCGTGTCCAGTGACTCGAATTTCCTGATGTTCGGAAACGTCACGGACCCGCAGGCGATGTTCGAAGCGCTTCTCGCACACGGCGTCCTGGTGCGCAACAACGGTATCCCCGGGCACTTGCGCGTCAACGCGGGAACCGACTTCGAAACCACGGAATTCATTCGCGCAATCACCGACGTGACGCGCACCCACCCTCACCTCCAAGGACAGGCATGACCCGCACAGCAACGGTTACTCGAACGACCTCGGAATCCGACGTCACCGTCACCCTCAACCTCGACGGAACCGGAACCTCAACCATCTCAACGGGCGTTCCGTTTTTCGACCACATGCTCACGGCGCTGTCCAAGCACTCATGCATCGACCTTGAGATCAACGCAACCGGCGACACACACATCGACGTACACCACACTGTGGAAGACACAGCGATTGTGATCGGCCAAGCGCTCAAAGAAGCGCTGGGCACAAAAGCCGGTATCCGCAGGTACGGACACGCGTATGTGCCACTTGATGAAAGCTTGGCGCGGGCAGTGGTCGACATTTCCGGGCGCCCGTACTTCGTTCACACAGGAGAACCTGAGGGGCAGCAGTATCACCTGATCGGCGGGCACTTCACCGGATCGATGGTGGGGCACGCGTTAGAATCGCTAAGTATTTCAGCTGGGCTGACAGCTCATGTGACGTTGCTGGCGGGGCGCGACCCCCACCACATTGCCGAAGCCCAGTTCAAAGCGTTCGCGCGAGCACTGCGCACAGCAGTCGAACCTGACCCGCGCACCGACGCCATTCCATCCACAAAAGGAGCCTTGTGAGCCGGACTGTCATCGTCACCCCGTTTGGACTGCCCAAACAGCTTGCCGCTGCATGCAAACTCAACAACATCGACGGGTACGTCGTCCCGGTCGGTGACTTTTCAGCGGTCGTGCAGCAGTCGTCCTCAACCGAGGAAGGCAACCGGGCAGCCTCGGCGATTTCCAAACTGGCGGGGAAGCACGAAGTCTTGCTGCTGACCCGTGCGGATGAACACATCGACGCCGGACACTACCGCCATGGAAAGCGCGAAGCCGATGTTCCCGCAGGGCTTGCGTTGAACAACCTGCCGGACATCGTGGAGAAGCTACTGCTCGAAACGATTGAACCGAAAACTGCCGAGGGCGCCATCGACGTCACGGCGATGAGTAGGTACGAAGCCTCGGCGGCAACCATGACCCCGGAGCGCGCTGCCCTTGCGCGCACCGCGCTTTTGTGGATGGTCGTGGCGCTCGTCGGGTTTATTGGGATCGTGCTCGGTGCGCTCGTAGCGCTTAACATCAACCCAATCGCGTGGGCCGGTGTCGTGGTCGCGGCGGTGATCTTCGGGTTCTCGCTCTATCGCATCAATGCGTTGTTAGCGAGACGCAAATGACGCAGGTCGTGGTGCTGGACTACGGGTCGGGAAACGTCCGATCCGCGGTTCGCGCGCTCGAATCCGCAGGAGCGCAGGTCACGCTCACCGGTGAGCGTGACGTTGCGCTGGACGCAGATGGACTGCTGATCCCAGGGGTTGGAGCCTTCAGCGCCGTCATGGATGCGCTCGAACGCGTGGGTGGCCACGACATTGTGCGCACACGCCACCAGCAGAACAAGCCCACACTGGGCATTTGCGTGGGCCAGCAGATCCTCTTCCAGTCAGGAACAGAGCACGGGACAACCACCTCGGGCATAGCACTGTGGTCGGGCACGGTCACTCACCTCAACGCTCCAGTCGTTCCACACGTGGGGTGGAACACCGTGACCCCTGCACAAGGGTCAGCGATGTTCGCAGGTGTCGAACATGAACACTTCTATTTCGTCCACTCATACGCGGCACACACGCACGTGCCCGGAGCGCTCAACACCACGTGCACCCACGGCGAACAGTTCATCGCCGCCGTGGAAGACGGGCCCACTTGGGCAACCCAGTTCCACCCAGAAAAATCGGGAGACGCTGGACTCACACTCTTAACTAACTGGCTGAAGCACGTTCGCAGCAAGGAGAATCAATGACCAACCTCGTAGACTCAGCGAAACTCACCCTTCTTCCCGCCGTTGACGTAGCCGACGGGCGCGCGGTCCGCCTGGTGCAAGGCGAGGCGGGGACGGAAACCGAATATGGTTCGCCAATCGAAGTTGCCGGCACGTTCGAAGAGCAGGGTGCCGAATGGATTCACCTCGTGGACCTCGATGCGGCGTTTGGTCGTGGGTCCAACCAGAAGTTGCTGGAGCAGGTGACCAAGTCCCTGTCCATCAAGGTTGAGGTGTCGGGTGGGATTCGCGATACCGAAAGCCTCGAACGTGCGCTTGATACAGGTGCCGAACGCGTCAACATCGGCACTGCGGCGCTTGAAAACCCTGAGTGGACCGCGCAGGTGATCAACGAGTACGGCGACAAGGTCGCGGTTGGTCTGGACGTGCGCGGAACCACGCTGGCGGCTCGCGGATGGACCCGTGACGGCGGCGACCTGTGGGAAGTTCTGGCGGCGCTGGAAGAAGCCGGATGCTCGCGGTACGTGGTCACCGATGTCACCAAGGACGGCACCCTGCGGGGGCCCAACACGGAACTGCTCAAGCAGATCGCGGAAAAGACACAGAAGCCAATCGTGGCGTCAGGTGGAATCGCGTCGCTTGATGACATCGCTGCGTTGCGCGAGCTGGTTCCATCAGGTGTCGACTCGGCGATCGTGGGGAAGGCACTATACGCCGGGAAGTTCACACTCCCTGAAGCTCTGGACGTCGCCAGCGAATGAGCCACGAAAACCAGGGGAAGAACACGGCTGATTCCGCGGGAACGCCGTGGGCTGGACGCGACCTCAAACCCAACCCGTTTTCCGGTGACACGGGGGAGGCAGACCAAGCGCTCCTCGACGCCCTCGACGCAGTTCATGCGAGCCCGTTTGAGCCGGCGTTGCACCAACAGGTTATTGGGGCGCTACGTGAAAAACGCGTGTACGCGCCGGTGCTCCCCACCGCCGTCAAGCACACTACTGACGAACGCGGGCTGGTACACGACAACAAGAGCGAAATGGCCATGGTCAGGCTGGCGGCCGCCGACGGTCGTGAATGCACCCCGGCCTTCACCGGGATTCGCGCCTTGACGGCGTGGCATGGAAACGCCCGGCCGGTGCCCACACAGGCGGAACGCTTAGGCGCGGCCGCGGTTGAAGAGGGCGCGCAACTGGTGGTGCTCGATCCAGGAAGTGAACGGGCCTTCCTGATTCGTAGGCCAGCGCTGTGGGCGTGGCTGCAAGGGTTGGACTGGACGCCAGCGTGGGCGAACCCGCAGGTGGTGAACGCGGTGGCTCAGGTTGCCGGGCGTCACAGTTGGATTGAATCCGTGGCCGTGGGCGTGGGGTCGGCGAACGTGGTGACCTCCGGGCCCGAGGTGTCCCTCACCGTCCGTGTGAACCGCGAGCCCCAGCCGGAAGAAGTCCAGGCGTTTAACGCGGAATTGAGTCAAACGCAGCAGGTTGTTGAGCTGGTTGACTCGCTCACTATGAGTTTTACTGACGCTCAGCGCGCGTAGCGGTCACCACGGACTCCACGCGTGCGCCCAGTTCGGCGTCAACGTTGCGCCAGTACTGGAAGATGCGGGGGAGTAGCTGGTCGTCGGTCACCGCCATGACGTGTCCGGCGATGTTCCCCACAAGGCGGTCGCGAGCGGCGTCGTCGAGGACGTTGCGCACCAGGTCGCCTGCCTGGTTAAAGTCCCCGTCGTTCTCACGCAAGGTAGCGGCTGCGCGGACTGCGTCAC
Coding sequences:
- the priA gene encoding bifunctional 1-(5-phosphoribosyl)-5-((5-phosphoribosylamino)methylideneamino)imidazole-4-carboxamide isomerase/phosphoribosylanthranilate isomerase PriA; the encoded protein is MTNLVDSAKLTLLPAVDVADGRAVRLVQGEAGTETEYGSPIEVAGTFEEQGAEWIHLVDLDAAFGRGSNQKLLEQVTKSLSIKVEVSGGIRDTESLERALDTGAERVNIGTAALENPEWTAQVINEYGDKVAVGLDVRGTTLAARGWTRDGGDLWEVLAALEEAGCSRYVVTDVTKDGTLRGPNTELLKQIAEKTQKPIVASGGIASLDDIAALRELVPSGVDSAIVGKALYAGKFTLPEALDVASE
- a CDS encoding SseB family protein, which produces MSHENQGKNTADSAGTPWAGRDLKPNPFSGDTGEADQALLDALDAVHASPFEPALHQQVIGALREKRVYAPVLPTAVKHTTDERGLVHDNKSEMAMVRLAAADGRECTPAFTGIRALTAWHGNARPVPTQAERLGAAAVEEGAQLVVLDPGSERAFLIRRPALWAWLQGLDWTPAWANPQVVNAVAQVAGRHSWIESVAVGVGSANVVTSGPEVSLTVRVNREPQPEEVQAFNAELSQTQQVVELVDSLTMSFTDAQRA